CGGCGCTACTGCACGTTAAACTGTCTACGCGGATTGCTCTATGGGGGTGAGCTAGATCAGGCTTGCCCCAATTTCCTTGATCATGGCACAACGCGTCATGTCATAAACGCAAAATCTTTCATCAAGCTGTTGCGGCATCAATTGTCTAAGACTGTCAATGCCGATTGTGAAGTACTGGGTATACATGGTTCTTGTGGTGCTCTTTTGAAAGTAACGTTATCCTCGCACGGATACACTGTGCCTGCAAAATGCACCGTCCCAGAGTTCTCGGAACACCTTCGGCACGAAGCTGCTATATACGATAAGCTACGTCCAATCCAAGGCATATACATCCCTTTCTATCTTGGAAGCATCGACTTGGTTCATCCGTACAGCTACGACGGCATCGCAATTCTTAAACATATGATGCTATTGAGTCCGGGTGGACAGCCTCTTGACCTAGCACTCAAGGAAATGACTCAGAATTGCTTAATTGCTAAGATGAAAGAGTCACTCTCAGGGATACACCGTCTGAATGTTCTTCATAAGGATCCAGCCCCGCGGAATTGGTTGTACAAtccagaaagcaaaaaggtggtcttttttgattttgagatgGCCGAGATCATCGATTTACGACCCATCTTGGGGATAATTTCACCAAATGGCAAACGAAAACTGACACCATATGATGGACTTGATGAGAAGCTGCATTCGGGTTTTGCGAGAGAAACAAATAAAGCAGTGCAGGAGTTGCGATGTTGGAATAGACAAGTGAGGTTCTAGTGAACGGACTCGCAAGGTGTCCAATAACAGTGCACATTATAAATTTAATTCCAATCATGTCTAAAGTCGTTGGTAACATCTATCCATCCTTATGCCAATCTTTCATTTATGGAGTTGAGCTTGATAGCTGCTAGATTAGTACAGTACGTTGCGAAACCGGTGCAACAAGAAAATTCTTAGACACTCTTTCTGGCCCCGCTGCCAAGACCTTAGCGCAGATCGTTTATTAAGGCAACCGTGCTGAGTCGATGACCTCTACAatgatgtacaacatagtggTTCTGGTGCCACCTCCATCGCCGGATCGCATAGCTCCCACATATCATACTTTATAGCAATTGACTTGATGTAGGGTAGCTATGAATCCTATGTCTCTATTTCCTTTAGGATGACGCGGGAAGTTGCCGCGGAGAGGGGATCTGTTGTCATGACGAACTGTTTTGATCGTGTCGTGATCGAGTTGCGATCAGATTTCCGATTTCAAAGGTTTGCTTCGGCGTTAGGTTGTTGACTCGGTGTCAATTTGtatcctcttcttcggcgATAGCAATGATGTTTCTTCAATTGAACGATTCCGGGCTTAAAActgacagaaatctgactgtATGAAATGTATATTTGAAATGACaggtatcaaattctctaactaactaaaaatgacaaaaatccCTATGTTGTATCTATGCAATCTGTGTGGGATCTAGATTACTAATCTTCATTCTTTTGTTGTGGGATTAGCCGAATCCACCGAGGTCACATGTGGTTTCCACCATGTATTGCACCTGGTATTCTGACAGTAACCATTAGGTGAAACCAAGCAAGCCAAAAAAGTTAGTAGAAATAGATCTATGGTGTAACTATACAATTTTCTAGTATTGTATGGTTCTATTAGCGGCGATTTGTAAGTTTCTGCATGGCAGAAACTCCATTGTCAAATTTGGGTCCAAATCGGCTGCCGTATGCTCTAGTGTCGACCCCACATCTCCGCAGTCCCCTCGGAGATTCCGCCGAGTCCCCGGGCACGTCATTGGCAATCTCTCTGTTCCGAAAACTTCAGTTCATGTTTAGACGCACCTTGTCTATGTCTGCCGATGAAACTGCCAGAGAGCCTGCTTCTGAGCAGACGCCTCTCCTTCGGGATGCGCCCGATGCCAATGACCATACCCCACTACCCCAGGAACCCAGTACCAAAGAGCTGATTTGGATCCTCGGGAGCATCTGGCTCGGTGTCTTCCTAGCTGCGCTCGGTATCGACTCAGACTCTTTCACGAGATACTAAATTATTAACTTCAACTTCTCTTACAGATACAACGATCGTGGCAACCCTTTCAGCCCCCATTTCTTCGTCCTTCAACTCATTCTCGCTGCTCTCGTGGCTAGCCACCTCTTATCTGATCTCCAATGCCGCCTGCCAACCTCTCAGTGGCCGATTGACAGATATCTACTCTCGTCGTTGGGGACTTGTGTTCTCCAACATTTTCTTTGCCCTTGGCAATTTGATCTGTGGCCTAGCAAGGGCACAATGGGTTATCATCCTTGGTCGCGTTGTGGCAGGTGTCGGCGGAGGCGGTCTTACTGCGATCTCGACTTTTGTCACTTCTGACTTGATCCCTCTCCGCAAACGAGGCATCTGGCAGGGCATCGGAAACATCTGCTACGGTGCCGGCATGGGACTTGGAGGTGTGTTTGGCGGGTGGATCAACGACACTCTGGGATGGAGATGGGCGTTTCTGCTCCAGGCTCCCTTCCTGGTGATCTCGTGCATTCTAGTCGCAACTAAAGTCGACATTCCCGTGAAAGAGTCGGATACCGCACGCATCAAACGCGTTGACTTCCTTGGCGCCATCACTCTGGTTCTAACACTGGTTACATTATTGCTTGGCCTCAACACCGGCGGAAACCAGGTGCCCTGGACCCACCCGCTGGTGCTGATATCGCTGGTTTCCTCTGTTTTCTTCCTGAGTTTGTTCATCTACGTGGAAGCTCAGGTTGCTTCTGAGCCTGTCATTCCCGTGCGCCTTCTGCTGGACCGCACCGTGGCAGCTGCTTGTCTAACCAATTGGTTCAGTACCATGGCTGTGTTTGGCCTCCTCTTTTACCTACCCGTGTATTTCCAGGTGCAGGGATTTTCTGCAACTGCTGCCGGTGCGCGATTAATCCCGCAGGCGATCGGCACCTCGATTGGCTCTTTAGGATCAGGTCTTATTATGCGCGCCAGCGGTCGGTATACATTCCTTAATTACGTTGCCATGGCTgtccaggctctctcagcTGGGCTGATCTGCACTTTGAATCTCTACACGCCTGTGGAACTGCCGTTCCTCTATTTCTTTTTGGCCGGTGCATCCTATGGTAGCATGCTAACCATTACCCTGGTAGCGCTCATCTCTTCTGTAGACCACCAGCACCATGCTGTGGTGACATCTGCTTCATATGCCTTCCGCAGCACTGGCAGTACGATTGGTATCACAGTCGCTTCGGCTGTCTTCCAGAACACCCTAAAGCTTAGGCTTTGGTCTCGACTCGGTGAGCGCGAGGACGCCAGGGAGCTGATTGAACGGCTTCGAGATAGCTTGGATGAGATTTGGAGGGTGCCCGCAGACTTGACCCCTGGAGTGCTTGATGCATACATGAACTCCTTGCGGGCGGTATTTGTGACATTGCTGGGCCTGGCCGTCCTGGGAGCATTGACGAGTTTCGCTATGCGAGAGCAGAAGCTGCACAACAACCTAGCCCGACGATAGAGTGGTTGATCATTCAGGCACTAGTAGAAAATTGTTCGAGGATCATTATATAGATCAGCATGTACGCAAAGCGCCTGGGGGTTGATCCGGTTCAACTCCCTTTTGTCCTGCGGTGCCAGGACTCGCATTTCAATGTTGAACTAATTGACCAACACTAAACAAGAATTCTTGAAAGTTGTACTAAGAGTGTGCGCAAGTTGATCTTAGGCATTGACCGCCTCTGCCCAACAACTCGCCAATCAGTCCGAGCTCCTTCTGTACGGCCACGTCTTTAACCACCATAGATCCTCGAAATAGCATTTTGGCTCTCTGTCATTGGTGGATCTCCCCCGCCCCCTCGAAAGAATCTCAGCACTTTTCCTTGTGAAACTACACTATTCCTTCGGCCGCTCATCACATCGCATGTGGCAAAGACGTGGCGACGCATCCAGACAACGCAACGACCTCACCGCTCTAGGATACCAATTGATCGCCGTTGCACAAAACAAAGCGCCAGTCCCGATTTTAATTCCTGGCTTGCAAGATTGGACCTGATCAGACCACCAGTCTGATAACTTATCACTTTGTACAGTCCCGGGAGTTCCCAGTTAACCTTGTTTTATCGCCTCTCGACCTCGATTCTCTCTACCATTTGCTCCTGCCTATACCCTACGAGATTACTTCTATCCGACTGCCTTATCCTCATACAGTTCAGCCCATTTTGTCGGTCATATTGGCATGATAGTTGGAAGCCGACCTAATATCATACAAATTAGAAAAGGCAACACCATTACAAAGGGGTTGTGGTCAAGTGATATGGAGTTGGATGGAGGCTGTAAGGAAACCGTGAATGGAAACAAAGCGGTGCAAAATGCGACATTGTCCCAATCTCGCCGCCGCCGATTGCTCTTGTCGACGGATAGTGCTTtcgccgataccgtcctcCCGTCCCTCGTTCAGAACCCATACATCGAGCTACGCCTGATTACCGACGAACCCTCCGCTTTGCTCACGGGTACCAACAAGATTCCGCACTATATGGATACGGTCGACAGTCAATCATTCGATAAGAAAACCGGTGCGGGAAAATGGCTCAAGGCGAAGACGGCGGAGTTGTGTGAATGGGCGGACATGCTCTTGGTAGCGCCCATCGATGC
Above is a window of Penicillium digitatum chromosome 2, complete sequence DNA encoding:
- a CDS encoding MFS multidrug transporter, putative yields the protein MFRRTLSMSADETAREPASEQTPLLRDAPDANDHTPLPQEPSTKELIWILGSIWLGVFLAALDTTIVATLSAPISSSFNSFSLLSWLATSYLISNAACQPLSGRLTDIYSRRWGLVFSNIFFALGNLICGLARAQWVIILGRVVAGVGGGGLTAISTFVTSDLIPLRKRGIWQGIGNICYGAGMGLGGVFGGWINDTLGWRWAFLLQAPFLVISCILVATKVDIPVKESDTARIKRVDFLGAITLVLTLVTLLLGLNTGGNQVPWTHPLVLISLVSSVFFLSLFIYVEAQVASEPVIPVRLLLDRTVAAACLTNWFSTMAVFGLLFYLPVYFQVQGFSATAAGARLIPQAIGTSIGSLGSGLIMRASGRYTFLNYVAMAVQALSAGLICTLNLYTPVELPFLYFFLAGASYGSMLTITLVALISSVDHQHHAVVTSASYAFRSTGSTIGITVASAVFQNTLKLRLWSRLGEREDARELIERLRDSLDEIWRVPADLTPGVLDAYMNSLRAVFVTLLGLAVLGALTSFAMREQKLHNNLARR